In Desulfovibrio sp. 86, the following proteins share a genomic window:
- a CDS encoding LysO family transporter, which produces MFIAMGLMLLGIAVGLLLRGRPLAAKLTRCVTPAIMLLLFALGISVGGNSTLMAALPRLGGAAIALTVGAVAGSLACVLCIRRFFRQPPEPDALTPTPDAGGQAGAPSASGREGSQA; this is translated from the coding sequence GTGTTTATCGCCATGGGCCTCATGCTTCTGGGCATTGCCGTGGGCCTTCTGCTGCGCGGCAGGCCGCTGGCCGCCAAACTCACACGCTGCGTCACCCCGGCCATCATGCTGCTGCTCTTTGCCCTCGGCATTTCCGTGGGCGGCAACAGTACCCTCATGGCGGCCCTGCCCAGACTGGGCGGCGCTGCCATTGCACTCACCGTGGGCGCTGTCGCGGGTTCTCTTGCCTGCGTGCTCTGCATCCGCCGTTTTTTCCGCCAACCGCCGGAACCCGACGCCCTCACCCCGACGCCCGACGCCGGGGGCCAGGCGGGCGCGCCGTCCGCTTCCGGCCGTGAGGGCTCACAGGCATGA
- a CDS encoding lysine exporter LysO family protein: MSGSLVILFFFGAGLLLARVGFIPDYFIEHDMTLYMLWLLMILVGISMGSDRRLGEMLRSLRPRVLLLPLATTVGTFAGTALVSLFLVYSAAECMAVGAGFAYYSLSSIFITQYKGPELGTIALISNILRELFTLLFTPLLVRFMGPTAAISCGGASTVDTTLPVITRYAGNQWVFISIVHALVLDFSVPFWVTFFCSI, from the coding sequence ATGAGCGGCAGCCTCGTCATCCTGTTTTTTTTCGGCGCTGGCCTGCTGCTGGCCCGCGTGGGCTTTATCCCCGACTATTTCATTGAACACGACATGACGCTCTACATGCTATGGCTGCTCATGATTCTTGTGGGCATCTCAATGGGATCCGACAGGCGGCTTGGCGAAATGCTGCGCAGCCTGCGGCCCCGGGTGCTGCTGCTGCCCTTGGCCACCACTGTGGGCACCTTTGCCGGAACAGCCCTTGTCAGCCTTTTTCTCGTCTACAGCGCTGCCGAATGCATGGCTGTGGGCGCGGGATTTGCCTACTATTCGCTTTCTTCCATCTTCATCACGCAATACAAGGGGCCGGAGCTGGGAACCATAGCCCTTATCAGCAATATCCTCCGCGAATTGTTCACCCTGCTCTTCACGCCGCTGCTGGTGCGCTTTATGGGCCCCACGGCGGCCATCAGCTGCGGCGGCGCTTCCACCGTTGACACCACCCTGCCCGTCATTACCCGCTACGCCGGAAACCAGTGGGTGTTCATATCCATTGTGCACGCCCTTGTCCTGGACTTCAGCGTGCCCTTCTGGGTGACGTTTTTTTGCAGCATTTGA
- a CDS encoding DVU0298 family protein: MARMRSAKQKLKDAINSPEWRSHLDEITQGGLENVGPLFSFLLLGPQTMHRAAVALGQITARLAETQPEAAKNIIRRLMWHLNEESGNIGWGIPNAFAEILAASAPLAKDFHRILVSYVIDLGHDDNFCDHDILRRSCYWGIGRLAQARPELCLGARKWLLKGLEDQDVICRGMAAWALSQLPPDLMDAPALRRLADAGLEEQCELFDGNIVYEKSVSQIARDALEKLAA, translated from the coding sequence ATGGCCCGCATGCGCTCAGCCAAACAAAAACTGAAAGATGCCATCAATAGTCCGGAATGGCGCAGCCATCTTGACGAAATAACCCAGGGCGGCCTTGAAAACGTGGGTCCGCTGTTTTCTTTTCTTTTGCTCGGCCCGCAAACCATGCACCGCGCCGCCGTGGCTCTGGGGCAGATCACGGCCCGGCTTGCCGAAACACAGCCCGAGGCCGCCAAAAACATCATCCGCCGCCTCATGTGGCACCTCAATGAAGAATCCGGCAATATCGGTTGGGGCATCCCCAACGCCTTTGCCGAAATTCTGGCCGCCAGCGCCCCCCTTGCCAAGGATTTTCACCGCATTCTTGTCTCCTACGTCATTGACCTTGGCCATGACGACAATTTTTGCGACCACGACATCCTGCGGCGCTCCTGCTACTGGGGCATAGGGCGACTTGCGCAGGCACGGCCAGAGCTGTGCCTGGGCGCGCGAAAATGGCTGCTCAAGGGGCTGGAAGATCAGGATGTCATCTGCCGGGGCATGGCCGCCTGGGCCTTGAGCCAGCTGCCCCCTGACCTCATGGACGCTCCCGCCCTGCGGCGCCTGGCTGATGCCGGGCTTGAAGAACAGTGCGAACTCTTTGACGGCAACATCGTGTATGAAAAAAGCGTCAGCCAGATCGCCCGCGACGCGCTGGAAAAACTCGCGGCCTGA
- a CDS encoding IS481 family transposase has protein sequence MESFNQNVIKHKTGLLNLAAELGNVSRACRIMGFSRDTFYRYQTARDAGGVEALFEVSRKKPNLKNRVEEATELAVLDFAIAFPAHGQVRASNELRKTGVFVSPSGVRSIWLRHDLASMKQRLNALEKKSAEEGIVLTEAQVQALERKKHDDEACGEIESHHPGYLGSQDTFYVGTIKGVGRIYQQTFVDTYSKWAAAKLYTTKTPITGADLLNDRVLPFFTSMEMGIIRMLTDRGTEYCGRLETHDYQLYLGINNIEHTKAKARHPQTNGICERFHKTILHEFYQVAFRRKLYNSLEELQADLDVWMEHYNIERTHQGKKCCGRTPLQTLLDGKQIWKEKVGQLN, from the coding sequence ATGGAAAGTTTCAATCAAAACGTCATCAAACACAAGACCGGACTTCTCAACCTTGCTGCCGAACTCGGCAATGTCTCCAGAGCCTGCCGCATCATGGGCTTTTCCAGAGATACCTTCTACCGGTATCAAACAGCACGAGACGCCGGAGGCGTTGAAGCGCTGTTTGAGGTCAGCCGCAAAAAGCCCAACCTGAAAAATCGCGTGGAAGAGGCCACGGAACTGGCGGTGTTGGATTTTGCGATAGCCTTCCCTGCTCATGGGCAAGTGCGGGCCAGCAACGAACTGCGCAAAACCGGCGTATTTGTGTCGCCGTCAGGGGTGCGTTCCATCTGGTTGCGCCATGACCTGGCCTCAATGAAGCAGCGCCTGAACGCCCTGGAGAAGAAGTCCGCTGAAGAGGGCATTGTGCTCACCGAAGCCCAGGTACAAGCTCTGGAGCGTAAAAAACACGACGATGAGGCTTGCGGCGAAATAGAAAGCCATCATCCCGGATATCTCGGCAGTCAGGACACATTTTACGTCGGCACCATCAAGGGCGTCGGCCGTATTTATCAGCAAACCTTTGTGGATACCTACTCTAAGTGGGCGGCTGCCAAGCTCTACACTACCAAAACACCCATCACCGGAGCCGACCTGCTCAATGACCGGGTTTTGCCATTCTTCACTTCAATGGAAATGGGCATTATCCGCATGCTGACGGACAGGGGCACAGAGTACTGCGGCAGACTGGAAACGCATGACTACCAGCTTTATCTGGGCATAAACAACATAGAACACACCAAGGCCAAGGCGCGGCATCCGCAGACAAACGGCATCTGCGAACGTTTCCACAAGACCATCCTGCACGAGTTTTACCAGGTTGCCTTCCGGCGGAAACTGTATAACTCTCTGGAGGAACTGCAGGCCGATCTGGATGTCTGGATGGAACATTACAACATCGAAAGGACACATCAAGGGAAAAAGTGTTGCGGCAGAACGCCATTGCAAACACTCCTTGACGGAAAACAGATCTGGAAGGAAAAGGTCGGACAACTCAACTAA
- a CDS encoding DUF4910 domain-containing protein — protein sequence MPNLHSFLQRLFPICRSITGNGVRQTLSILKEELPGLQIHEVPSGSQVFDWTVPDEWNITGARLTGPDGEVIADFSHCNLHVVGYSEPVDLMLSLEDLQEHLYSRPDLPEAIPYVTSYYARRWGFCLKHSVREKLKPGMYHAVIKSTLAPGHLTYGELVLPGHSEKEVFLSTYVCHPSMANNELSGPVVAMALARWLQTAPRRYTYRFVFVPETIGSITYLSKNYLQLRERVVAGFNLTCLGDDRAYSYLPSRKGNTLADKAALHVLQHFAPDFVRYTFHDRGSDERQYCSPGIDLPLCSVMRTKYHVFPEYHTSLDDCSLVTEQGLHGGFEIMRKVLASIEENVTYQCKVLCEPQLGKRGLYPTLSTRYSCTEQVDLMMDLLAYADGSMSLLDEAEIVGADVFRCGDVMRQLEEQGVVIRKMDD from the coding sequence ATGCCAAATCTTCACAGTTTTCTTCAGCGGCTTTTCCCCATTTGCCGGAGCATTACCGGTAATGGCGTTCGGCAGACTCTTTCCATACTCAAGGAAGAACTGCCGGGTCTGCAAATACATGAAGTTCCGTCAGGCAGTCAGGTATTCGACTGGACAGTGCCCGATGAGTGGAACATCACCGGAGCACGGCTGACAGGCCCCGACGGCGAGGTTATCGCCGATTTTTCTCACTGCAATCTGCATGTGGTGGGCTATTCCGAGCCCGTGGATCTCATGCTGTCCCTTGAGGATTTGCAGGAGCATCTCTACTCCCGGCCTGATCTGCCAGAGGCCATCCCCTACGTAACGTCCTATTACGCCCGGCGCTGGGGCTTCTGCCTCAAGCACAGCGTGCGTGAGAAGCTCAAACCGGGCATGTACCATGCGGTGATCAAGTCCACGCTCGCGCCCGGCCATCTCACGTACGGCGAACTGGTGCTGCCCGGCCACAGCGAGAAGGAAGTTTTTCTTTCCACCTATGTGTGCCACCCCTCCATGGCCAATAATGAGCTTTCCGGCCCTGTGGTGGCCATGGCTCTGGCGCGCTGGCTGCAAACCGCGCCGCGCCGCTACACGTACCGTTTTGTTTTTGTGCCGGAAACCATAGGCTCCATTACCTATCTCAGCAAAAACTATCTGCAGCTGCGCGAACGGGTGGTGGCCGGGTTCAACCTGACCTGCCTTGGAGACGACCGCGCCTATTCCTATCTGCCGAGCCGCAAGGGCAACACCCTGGCAGACAAGGCGGCACTGCACGTGCTGCAACACTTTGCCCCGGACTTTGTGCGTTACACCTTTCATGACAGGGGCAGCGACGAGCGGCAGTACTGCTCGCCAGGCATTGATCTGCCCCTGTGCAGCGTCATGCGCACCAAGTACCATGTCTTCCCCGAATACCACACGTCGCTGGACGACTGCTCGCTGGTCACGGAACAAGGCCTTCACGGCGGCTTCGAAATAATGCGCAAGGTGCTTGCGTCCATTGAAGAAAATGTGACGTACCAATGCAAGGTTCTGTGCGAACCGCAACTGGGCAAGCGGGGGCTGTACCCCACGCTGAGCACCAGATATTCCTGTACCGAGCAGGTTGATCTCATGATGGACCTGCTGGCCTATGCCGACGGAAGCATGAGTTTGCTGGACGAAGCCGAAATCGTGGGTGCGGATGTTTTCCGGTGCGGCGACGTCATGCGTCAGCTTGAGGAACAGGGCGTGGTGATCCGAAAAATGGATGACTGA